From Strigops habroptila isolate Jane chromosome 10, bStrHab1.2.pri, whole genome shotgun sequence, one genomic window encodes:
- the PROX1 gene encoding prospero homeobox protein 1 isoform X1, translated as MPDHDSTALLSRQTKRRRVDIGVKRTVGTASAFFAKARATFFSAMNPQGSEQDVEYSVVQHADGEKSNVLRKLLKRANSYEDAMMPFPGATIISQLLKNNMNKNGGTEPSFQASGLSSTGSEVHQEDVCSNSSRDSPQECLSPFGRPTMSQFDVDRLCDEHLRAKRARVENIIRGMSHSPSVALRGNENEREIAPQSVSPRESYRENKRKQKLPQQQQQSFQQLVSARKEQKREERRQLKQQLEDMQKQLRQLQEKFYQIYDSTDSENDEDGNLSEDSMRSETMDARAGDSVGRSDNEMCELDPGQFIDRARALIREQEIAENKPKREGPKEKEQGPNAFHPEGKHLAETLKQELNTAMSQVVDTVVKVFSSKPSRQLPQVFPPLQIPQARFAVNGENHNFHTANQRLQCFGDVIIPNPLDTFGSVPMPGATDQTEALPLVVRKNSSDQAASAPPAGGHHASLHQSPLSATAGFSTSSFRHPFPLPLMAYPFQSPLGAPSASFPGKDRSSPESLDLTRETTSLRTKMSSHHMNHHPCSPAHPPSAAEGLSLSLIKSECGDLQDMSEISPYSGSAMQEGLSPNHLKKAKLMFFYTRYPSSNMLKTYFSDVKFNRCITSQLIKWFSNFREFYYIQMEKYARQAINDGVTSTEELSITRDCELYRALNMHYNKANDFEQVPERFLEVAQITLREFFNAIIAGKDVDPSWKKAIYKVICKLDSEVPEIFKSPNCLQELLHE; from the exons ATGCCTGACCATGACAGCACAGCCCTCTTAAGCAGGCAAACCAAGAGAAGAAGAGTTGACATTGGAGTGAAAAGGACGGTAGGGACAGCATCTGCATTTTTTGCAAAGGCAAGAGCAACGTTTTTTAGTGCCATGAATCCCCAAGGTTCAGAGCAGGATGTCGAGTATTCAGTGGTGCAGCATGCAGATGGGGAAAAGTCAAATGTACTCCGCAAGCTGCTGAAGAGGGCGAACTCATATGAAGATGCCATGATGCCTTTTCCAGGAGCAACCATAATTTCCCAGCTgttgaaaaataacatgaacAAAAATGGTGGCACGGAGCCCAGTTTCCAAGCCAGCGGTCTCTCTAGTACAGGCTCAGAAGTACATCAGGAGGATGTATGCAGCAACTCTTCAAGAGACAGCCCCCAAGAGTGTCTTTCCCCTTTTGGCAGGCCGACTATGAGCCAGTTTGATGTGGATCGGTTATGCGATGAGCACCTGAGAGCTAAACGCGCCCGGGTTGAGAATATAATTCGGGGTATGAGCCATTCCCCCAGCGTGGCATTAAGGGGCAATGAAAACGAAAGAGAAATAGCTCCGCAGTCCGTGAGTCCCCGAGAAagttacagagaaaacaagcgCAAGCAAAAGctgccgcagcagcagcagcagagtttcCAGCAGCTGGTTTCGGCGAGGAAAGAGCAGAAGCGAGAGGAGCGCAgacagctgaagcagcagctggaggacatgcagaagcagctgcGCCAGCTGCAGGAGAAGTTCTACCAGATCTACGACAGCACCGACTCTGAAAATGATGAAGATGGCAACCTGTCTGAAGACAGCATGCGCTCCGAAACCATGGACGCGAGGGCGGGCGACTCCGTTGGCAGGTCAGACAATGAGATGTGTGAGCTGGACCCAGGGCAGTTCATCGACCGGGCACGGGCCCTTATCCGGGAGCAAGAGATAGCGGAGAACAAGCCAAAAAGAGAAGGTCCCAAGGAGAAGGAGCAAGGGCCAAACGCCTTCCACCCCGAAGGCAAACATTTGGCCGAGACGCTGAAGCAGGAGTTGAACACCGCCATGTCGCAAGTTGTGGACACGGTGGTCAAAGTTTTCTCATCCAAGCCCTCCCGCCAGCTTCCTCAGGTCTTCCCGCCCCTCCAGATCCCACAGGCGAGGTTCGCTGTTAACGGGGAGAACCACAACTTCCACACGGCCAACCAGCGCCTGCAGTGCTTTGGGGACGTCATCATTCCCAACCCCCTCGACACCTTCGGCAGTGTCCCCATGCCCGGCGCCACCGACCAAACTGAGGCGCTGCCCCTCGTTGTCCGCAAAAACTCCTCTGACCAAGCGGCCTCGGCCCCACCAGCGGGTGGCCATCACGCCTCCCTGCACCAGTCCCCGCTCTCGGCCACCGCTGgcttctccacctcctccttccGACACCCCTTCCCACTGCCCCTCATGGCCTACCCCTTCCAGAGCCCCCTGGGTGCGCCGTCGGCTTCCTTCCCAGGGAAAGACCGCTCCTCCCCTGAATCCCTTGACCTGACACGCGAGACCACCAGCTTGAGGACCAAGATGTCATCGCACCACATGAACCACCACCCTTGCTCGCCAGCACACCCCCCCAGCGCTGCCGAGGGTCTCTCCTTGTCCCTCATCAAGTCCGAGTGTGGTGACCTGCAAGATATGTCTGAGATCTCGCCCTACTCGGGAAGTGCA ATGCAGGAAGGCTTGTCTCCGAATCACTTGAAAAAGGCCAAGCTCATGTTCTTTTACACCCGGTACCCAAGTTCCAATATGCTGAAAACCTACTTCTCAGACGTAAAG TTCAACAGATGCATTACCTCTCAGCTCATCAAGTGGTTTAGCAATTTCCGTGAGTTTTACTACATTCAGATGGAGAAGTATGCGCGGCAAGCCATCAACGACGGGGTCACGAGCACTGAGGAGCTGTCTATAACCAGAGACTGTGAGCTGTACAGGGCTCTGAACATGCActacaataaagcaaatgatTTTGAG
- the PROX1 gene encoding prospero homeobox protein 1 isoform X2, with amino-acid sequence MPDHDSTALLSRQTKRRRVDIGVKRTVGTASAFFAKARATFFSAMNPQGSEQDVEYSVVQHADGEKSNVLRKLLKRANSYEDAMMPFPGATIISQLLKNNMNKNGGTEPSFQASGLSSTGSEVHQEDVCSNSSRDSPQECLSPFGRPTMSQFDVDRLCDEHLRAKRARVENIIRGMSHSPSVALRGNENEREIAPQSVSPRESYRENKRKQKLPQQQQQSFQQLVSARKEQKREERRQLKQQLEDMQKQLRQLQEKFYQIYDSTDSENDEDGNLSEDSMRSETMDARAGDSVGRSDNEMCELDPGQFIDRARALIREQEIAENKPKREGPKEKEQGPNAFHPEGKHLAETLKQELNTAMSQVVDTVVKVFSSKPSRQLPQVFPPLQIPQARFAVNGENHNFHTANQRLQCFGDVIIPNPLDTFGSVPMPGATDQTEALPLVVRKNSSDQAASAPPAGGHHASLHQSPLSATAGFSTSSFRHPFPLPLMAYPFQSPLGAPSASFPGKDRSSPESLDLTRETTSLRTKMSSHHMNHHPCSPAHPPSAAEGLSLSLIKSECGDLQDMSEISPYSGSAMQEGLSPNHLKKAKLMFFYTRYPSSNMLKTYFSDVKFNRCITSQLIKWFSNFREFYYIQMEKYARQAINDGVTSTEELSITRDCELYRALNMHYNKANDFEVPERFLEVAQITLREFFNAIIAGKDVDPSWKKAIYKVICKLDSEVPEIFKSPNCLQELLHE; translated from the exons ATGCCTGACCATGACAGCACAGCCCTCTTAAGCAGGCAAACCAAGAGAAGAAGAGTTGACATTGGAGTGAAAAGGACGGTAGGGACAGCATCTGCATTTTTTGCAAAGGCAAGAGCAACGTTTTTTAGTGCCATGAATCCCCAAGGTTCAGAGCAGGATGTCGAGTATTCAGTGGTGCAGCATGCAGATGGGGAAAAGTCAAATGTACTCCGCAAGCTGCTGAAGAGGGCGAACTCATATGAAGATGCCATGATGCCTTTTCCAGGAGCAACCATAATTTCCCAGCTgttgaaaaataacatgaacAAAAATGGTGGCACGGAGCCCAGTTTCCAAGCCAGCGGTCTCTCTAGTACAGGCTCAGAAGTACATCAGGAGGATGTATGCAGCAACTCTTCAAGAGACAGCCCCCAAGAGTGTCTTTCCCCTTTTGGCAGGCCGACTATGAGCCAGTTTGATGTGGATCGGTTATGCGATGAGCACCTGAGAGCTAAACGCGCCCGGGTTGAGAATATAATTCGGGGTATGAGCCATTCCCCCAGCGTGGCATTAAGGGGCAATGAAAACGAAAGAGAAATAGCTCCGCAGTCCGTGAGTCCCCGAGAAagttacagagaaaacaagcgCAAGCAAAAGctgccgcagcagcagcagcagagtttcCAGCAGCTGGTTTCGGCGAGGAAAGAGCAGAAGCGAGAGGAGCGCAgacagctgaagcagcagctggaggacatgcagaagcagctgcGCCAGCTGCAGGAGAAGTTCTACCAGATCTACGACAGCACCGACTCTGAAAATGATGAAGATGGCAACCTGTCTGAAGACAGCATGCGCTCCGAAACCATGGACGCGAGGGCGGGCGACTCCGTTGGCAGGTCAGACAATGAGATGTGTGAGCTGGACCCAGGGCAGTTCATCGACCGGGCACGGGCCCTTATCCGGGAGCAAGAGATAGCGGAGAACAAGCCAAAAAGAGAAGGTCCCAAGGAGAAGGAGCAAGGGCCAAACGCCTTCCACCCCGAAGGCAAACATTTGGCCGAGACGCTGAAGCAGGAGTTGAACACCGCCATGTCGCAAGTTGTGGACACGGTGGTCAAAGTTTTCTCATCCAAGCCCTCCCGCCAGCTTCCTCAGGTCTTCCCGCCCCTCCAGATCCCACAGGCGAGGTTCGCTGTTAACGGGGAGAACCACAACTTCCACACGGCCAACCAGCGCCTGCAGTGCTTTGGGGACGTCATCATTCCCAACCCCCTCGACACCTTCGGCAGTGTCCCCATGCCCGGCGCCACCGACCAAACTGAGGCGCTGCCCCTCGTTGTCCGCAAAAACTCCTCTGACCAAGCGGCCTCGGCCCCACCAGCGGGTGGCCATCACGCCTCCCTGCACCAGTCCCCGCTCTCGGCCACCGCTGgcttctccacctcctccttccGACACCCCTTCCCACTGCCCCTCATGGCCTACCCCTTCCAGAGCCCCCTGGGTGCGCCGTCGGCTTCCTTCCCAGGGAAAGACCGCTCCTCCCCTGAATCCCTTGACCTGACACGCGAGACCACCAGCTTGAGGACCAAGATGTCATCGCACCACATGAACCACCACCCTTGCTCGCCAGCACACCCCCCCAGCGCTGCCGAGGGTCTCTCCTTGTCCCTCATCAAGTCCGAGTGTGGTGACCTGCAAGATATGTCTGAGATCTCGCCCTACTCGGGAAGTGCA ATGCAGGAAGGCTTGTCTCCGAATCACTTGAAAAAGGCCAAGCTCATGTTCTTTTACACCCGGTACCCAAGTTCCAATATGCTGAAAACCTACTTCTCAGACGTAAAG TTCAACAGATGCATTACCTCTCAGCTCATCAAGTGGTTTAGCAATTTCCGTGAGTTTTACTACATTCAGATGGAGAAGTATGCGCGGCAAGCCATCAACGACGGGGTCACGAGCACTGAGGAGCTGTCTATAACCAGAGACTGTGAGCTGTACAGGGCTCTGAACATGCActacaataaagcaaatgatTTTGAG